From a region of the Colias croceus chromosome 14, ilColCroc2.1 genome:
- the LOC123697116 gene encoding YLP motif-containing protein 1-like isoform X3 encodes MAWQLPNVSQWNPGLAVAADVPGMNMGSYTPEQWNLMQQQNWQQWSQWQQQYAQWQTQYGDKYAEQMQAMQAMGIAPPPPVNNVQPPAPPPPDKPPPPPPHENDQPLYGNPEPKNPTPSQTQVYTKPSDNNTNINTGNNQNWPYKTDTRNNASAAAQPVPSVNTEALRKLAEEERLFDIQFQKWEEEIQKWKEENVNHPDKRAYSEYEQKFEACRAQLLERRQQMKLKRDCLLNNAPQSTNTTNTGNNISTTIPPLLQNSNFSQQNANKQSHQISKPAQNYHQLKNTSQYQQYNRSNNKNVDPQDRFESYQERMEDYSPENIDNSSFLPTSGTSKGIPGLDLVPDAEKARDVIDITEDNRDMRPRPNAGPLPPDYSKISKGINNILGDEKIMNILSMVQNQKPTDPNIESNQSDNLPKTSAPYAGNPSSIPQAAPWNRNNNYNNQFDQRQPPGPNYDNNRQAPNNYDNRQAPNTFDNRQAPNNYDNRQAPTRQAHMRNPPGNFDMRNPPGNFDMRNPPSNFDMKNPPSNFDMRNPPSNFEKPPTHFEKRPARNFDNRQPPTSYDDRMPPGNFHNRQPATRQPPSNYDDSQPNDHFDNSQQSIGFEDRHQPNNFDTRQNMPFNRQNVNFPIGQGVKRPQPYSEPTQDRFGQNYNEKDAPFVDHPQQQFHNNYDQSDNVNMPSRGGRPPIRPPGPPRPMNPIPENTDYPGGFNRMPLQENVSVPLVPPKPKWVEEPLFTPSIIVEYEHKPLRLKARDFIEPVHTFDYNHKSKDGDVKKMDFEKEVEDLFARAPRTYEKENERGRYSKDPYSRDYDRRDEFRQRSPKEEYPHPYRDERLRADERFDRRDDREVRYNRREDYRERDLDTSRNIRDRDSLRDRDVMRDRERDFGRDRDLGRERDYGRGRDVGSYRDVGRDRDLGKDRRDRVSSRDRDIGREKDIGRDRERDRLRDKNRSHSRDRESRKRGTSLDSELSSSSNSKRKKEGDDKQPKHVVMIDDLLETPGREMRPEKILIILRGPPGSGKSYLAKLIRDREAEHGGTVRIMSIDDYFMQEGEIEERDPTTGKMIKKPSLKYEYDEKLEESYTLSLKRALKRSITDGYFSFIIFDAVNDQLKSYADIWNYARQYGFQVYICTMSLDIQTCFKRNIHNRKLEDIEVICSRFFPTPNHHILVDPTTLLQSAAITEVQMEDADVAMEDAQEIERGSTAPANRFDRQSYQWKTTFS; translated from the exons ATGGCTTGGCAATTACCTAATGTAAGTCAATGGAATCCTGGCCTTGCTGTGGCTGCTGATGTTCCTGGCATGAATATGGGTTCATATACCCCAGAGCAATGGAATTTAATGCAACAGCAAAATTGGCAGCAGTGGTCCCAATGGCAGCAACAGTATGCTCAGTGGCAAACGCAATACGGCGATaag tatGCAGAGCAAATGCAAGCAATGCAAGCTATGGGTATAGCTCCACCACCGCCGGTGAACAATGTCCAACCTCCTGCTCCCCCACCTCCTGATAAACCTCCACCTCCTCCACCACATGAGAATGATCAACCATTATACGGCAATCCCGAACCAAAAAATCCTACACCCTCCCAGACCCAAGTTTATACAAAACCCAGTGACAATAACACCAACATAAATACAGGTAACAATCAAAATTGGCCATACAAAACAGATACCCGCAACAATGCATCTGCAGCAGCCCAGCCTGTACCCTCGGTTAACACTGAGGCGTTAAGAAAATTAGCAGAGGAGGAACGTCTCTTTGATATCCAATTTCAGAAATGGGAAGAGGAAATACAGAAGTGGAAAGAAGAAAATGTAAACCATCCAGATAAAAGAGCTTATAGTGAATATGAACAGAAGTTTGAAGCTTGCCGTGCTCAGCTCTTAGAAAGAAGACAACAGATGAAGTTAAAACGAGATTGCCTGTTAAATAATGCTCCACAATCTACCAACACTACTAACACaggtaataatatatcaacAACTATTCCTCCTCTACTTCAGAATTCAAATTTTAGCCAACAAaatgcaaacaaacaaagccATCAGATTAGCAAACCTGCTCAAAATTATCATCAACTTAAAAATACATCACAATACCAGCAGTATAATAGgagtaacaataaaaatgttgaccCACAAGACAGATTTGAATCATATCAGGAAAGGATGGAAGACTATTCACCAGAGAATATTGATAATTCTAGTTTTTTACCTACTAGTGGGACTTCAAAAGGAATACCAGGTTTAGATTTAGTCCCTGATGCAGAAAAAGCTAGAGATGTTATTGATATTACAGAAGATAATAGGGATATGAGACCACGCCCAAACGCTGGTCCTCTTCCACCTGATTATTCTAAAATTTCAAAGGGAATAAATAACATCCTTGGTGATgagaaaataatgaatattcttTCAATGGTGCAGAACCAAAAGCCTACTGACCCTAATATAGAGAGCAATCAGAGTGATAATCTTCCAAAAACCAGTGCTCCATATGCAGGTAACCCTAGTAGTATTCCTCAAGCAGCTCCTTGGAACCGAAATAATAACTACAATAATCAGTTTGATCAAAGGCAGCCACCAGGTCCTAACTATGATAATAATAGACAGGCACCAAATAACTATGATAATAGACAGGCGCCAAATACCTTTGATAATAGACAGGCAccaaataattatgataatagaCAGGCACCTACGAGACAGGCACATATGAGAAATCCTCCCGGAAACTTTGATATGAGAAATCCTCCCGGAAACTTTGATATGAGAAATCCTCCCAGTAACTTTGATATGAAAAATCCTCCCAGTAACTTTGATATGAGAAATCCTCCTAGTAATTTCGAGAAGCCTCCAACTCATTTTGAGAAAAGACCTGCTAGAAATTTTGATAATAGACAGCCTCCTACTAGTTATGATGATAGAATGCCTCCAGGTAACTTTCATAACAGACAACCTGCTACTAGGCAGCCTCCTAGCAACTATGATGATAGTCAGCCAAATGATCATTTTGATAATAGTCAACAAAGCATTGGTTTTGAAGATAGGCATCAGCCCAATAATTTTGATACTAGACAAAATATGCCATTTAACAGgcaaaatgttaattttccAATTGGCCAAGGTGTAAAGAGACCACAACCATATTCTGAACCTACACAGGATAGATTTGGTCAAAACTACAATGAAAAAGATGCACCATTTGTTGATCATCCTCAACAACAATTTCATAATAACTATGATCAGTCTGATAATGTTAACATGCCATCCAGAGGAGGAAGACCACCCATCAGACCTCCAGGACCACCAAGGCCCATGAATCCTATTCCAGAAAATACAGATTACCCAGGAGGTTTTAATAGGATGCCTTTGCAAGAAAATGTTAGTGTTCCTTTAGTACCTCCTAAACCTAAATGGGTAGAAGAACCACTTTTTACCCCATCCATTATTGTTGAATATGAGCACAAGCCCTTGAGATTGAAAG ctCGTGATTTTATAGAACCCGTTCATACTTTTGATTACAATCACAAATCAAAAGATGGTGATGTTAAGAAGATGGATTTTGAAAAAGAAGTTGAAGACTTGTTTGCAAGGGCCCCACGAACATATGAAAAGGAAAATGAGCGCGGAAGATATTCTAAAGATCCATATTCAAGAGATTATGACAGACGAGATGAGTTTAGGCAAAGGTCCCCGAAAGAGGAATATCCTCACCCATATCGAGATGAAAGACTCAGAGCAGATGAAAGATTTGATAGACGCGATGATCGGGAAGTTAGATATAATAGACGAGAAGATTATAGAGAAAGAGATTTGGATACGAGTAGGAATATAAGAGATAGAGATTCATTGCGAGATAGAGACGTAATGCGAGATAGGGAGAGAGATTTTGGTCGAGATAGAGACTTAGGAAGGGAAAGGGATTATGGAAGGGGCAGAGATGTAGGAAGTTATAGAGATGTAGGCAGAGATAGGGATCTAGGAAAGGACAGAAGGGACAGGGTCTCGAGTAGAGATAGAGATATTGGTAGGGAAAAGGACATAGGTAGAGATAGAGAAAGAGATAGACTAAGAGATAAAAATCGTAGTCACAGTCGCGACAGGGAAAGTCGTAAGCGTGGGACCAGCTTAGATAGCGAATTGAGTAGTTCCTCAAatagtaaaagaaaaaaagaaggAGATGATAAGCAACCCAAGCATGTTGTCATGATTGATGATTTATTGGAAACGCCAGGTAGAGAAATGAGACCagagaaaatattaattatcttaagag GTCCTCCGGGAAGTGGAAAATCGTATTTAGCTAAATTGATTAGAGACAGAGAAGCTGAACACGGTGGCACTGTTAGAATTATGTCAATTGACGATTATTTCATGCAAGAAGGGGAAATTGAGGAGAGGGATCCTACAACGGGAAAGATG atAAAAAAACCTTCCTTGAAATATGAATACGATGAAAAATTGGAAGAGTCATATACTTTGTCGCTGAAGCGAGCTCTTAAGAGGAGTATTACAgatggatatttctcgtttataatatttgatgcTGTTAATGATCAATTAAAAAGTTATGCAGATATTTGGAACTATGCTCGACAATATGGATTCCAA GTTTATATTTGTACAATGAGCCTAGACATACAGACATGTTTCAAGAGGAACATACATAATCGCAAACTGGAAGATATTGAAGTGATATGCTCTAGATTTTTCCCAACCCCAAATCATCATATCCTCGTGGATCCTACCACATTACTGCAAAGTGCTGCTATTACTGAAGTGCAAATGGAAGATGCCGATGTAGCAATGGAGGACGCACAAGAAATTGAG CGCGGCTCGACGGCACCAGCAAACCGCTTCGACCGTCAAAGTTATCAATGGAAGACTACCTTCAGTTAG